The window GTTCAGCCCGTAGGGCTCTACCACGTGGCTAAGAGCCAGCAGACAGGAGGGGACAGGCAGGCTCTGCTGGTCTGGGCAAGTTCTGTTTGGAGGCTGAGGTCCACTTCTCTCATGCCACATTCAGAGGGGCATCTGAGAGGGCCAGCCCCCACCTTGGGGAGGCACTGCCAGCCACCTGCTGAAGCCTGGGTGCCCCCTGTCTGACGCCCCGTCTCCTCACACAGCCCATGACCTCAGCCCTGCCCCCTTGCACAGCAGCCGAGGGTGCCTGGcccctggggtggggctggaCAGCCTTCCCTGCAGCTGCCTCAGGGCCACTGAAGTGTGAAGGGTGGGACAGGGCAACGCCTGAGCACTGCCCCCTCAGAGCCCAGCCCACCTGCACTGCTGCAAGGTCCAGAGAGACCCGGCCTGCTCTGAGAGGCACAGGCTGGGGAGCTGTGGCCCCTGCCCTTCGCCAGACCCTGGGCTCCCTGACTTGGCACAAGAGGGGCAGTGTGTGTGCCTGGATGCGGCAGGGCAGGGCGCTGATGCCACCTGTCCTGCAGATACCTGGTGCTAGAACACGTGTCCGGGGGGGAGCTGTTCGACTACCTGGTGAAGAAGGGGAGGCTGACCCCCAAGGAGGCCCGCAAGTTCTTCCGGCAGATCATCTCTGCGCTGGACTTCTGCCACAGTCACTCAATATGGTGCGGCCCAAGCCCGAGGCCAGTGTGTCCACTGCCGAGGGACAGTGTCTCCACCCCAAGGGAGCCACCCAGGGCTCTTACAGCCACATTGTCGGGACCCAGCACGTGGGGCCAGGAcacctctccccttcctctcagGCAGGCAGCTTGGGATGGGCTGCCTTTGGTCCAGCTCAGGGTAGGGGTTTGAGGGAGGGCTGCTACCCGCTGGTCACGGCATGTCTGTGAGGCCCAGGAGAGGGTGTGGGACCATGGTGAGCCAAGCCCAGGCCTCCCTCCCCAGTCACAGGGACCTGAAGCCAGAAAACCTGCTGCTGGACGAGAAGAACAACATCCGGATCGCAGACTTCGGCATGGCGTCCCTGCAGGTTGGAGACAGCCTGCTGGAGACCAGCTGTGGGTGAGTGCTGCCCTGCCTGGCCACTGCCGCTGGGCCTCTCCTGTGGGAGCAGCTCCTGTCTGCGCGGCGGGAGGAATGGATGGCAGTGGTGCCCCGGTCCAGGGCTCAGCCCCCACCCAGCATGCAGGGATTTAGGTTGTGGGAGCCCCAAACGGGGCATCCTCCCGGGGCCTGGCGGGCGGTGGCAAGTCCTGGCCTCCTGCCCCCTGACCGCCGCTTTGTCCTCAGATCCCCCCACTATGCCTGCCCAGAAGTGATCCGGGTAAGTGCCCGCGGCGCTGGCGGAAGGGCCGGTGGGTGGGCTCGCCCCCTGACCCCCGCCGGCCCGCCCGCCGACCCAGCGCCTCGCCCGCAGGGGGAGAAGTACGACGGCCGCAAGGCGGACGTGTGGAGCTGCGGCGTGATCCTCTTCGCCCTGCTGGTGGTGagcgcccgccccgcccccgccccgccccgtgCCCGCGGGCCGCCGTGACCGCGCCTGCCTGCCCACAGGGGGCGCTGCCCTTCGACGACGACAACCTGCGGCAGCTGCTGGAGAAGGTCAAGCGCGGGGTGTTCCACATGCCGCACTTCATCCCGCCCGACTGCCAGAGCCTGCTGCGCGGCATGATCGAGGTGGACGCGGCGCGGCGCCTCACGGTGCGTCCCGCCGCGGACGGCTGAGGGCCGGCCTGGCAGCCCGCGTCCCTGTCCCGGGCAGTGCGGAGCGCCCCAGGGGGCTGGGCGCCTCAGGGCGCTGGGGCACCGCCCTGTGCCTGGGCGTGAGCGTTGGGGAACACCGGTGTGCCCGGGTGTGCCCGCTCTGGCATGTGTGCCAGGTGTGGGAGAGCGTGTGCCAGTTGTGGGTTGGTGCGTGCCAGGTGTGGGTCAGTGTGTGCCAGGTGTGAGAGAACATGTGCCAGGGTGTGTGTGCCAGGTGTGGGAGAGCATGTGCCAGGTGTGGGCCGGTGTGCCAGGTGTGGGTCTGTCTGCCAGGGTGTGTGTGCCCCATGTGGGAGAGCGTGTGCCAGGTGTGGGTTGGTGTGTGCCAGGGTGTGTGCCCCAGGTGTGGGTTGGTGTGTGCCAGGGTGTGTGCCCCAGGTGTGGGTTGGTGTGTGCCAGGTGTGGGTCAGCATGCCAGGTGTGGGTTGGTGTGTGCCAGCTGTGGGTTGGTGTGCCAGGTGTGGGTCAGTGTGTACCAGGTGTGAGAGAACGTGTGCCAGGGTGTGTGTGCCAGGTGTGGGAGAGCGTGTGCCAGATGTGGGAGAGCGTGTGCCAGGTGTGGGTTGGTGTGCCAGGTGTGGGTTGGTGTGCCAGGTGTGAGAGAGCGTGTGCCAGGCGTGGGATTATGTCAGAGGTGGGTGTGTGCAGATGTGAGTGTGTCAGGGCAGTTTGCCCAGGTGCTCAGGTGGGTGGCAGGCCTGTGCCTGTGTGACAGGGGAGTGCTAGTGACCATGCTGGGCGTGTCCCCCTAACTGCTGTCCTGCCTCTGGTGTCCTGGGAAAGCCCCTGGGCAGTGTGAGGCCTTCCCCAAAGGCGGCTGCCTCAGGTGAGGGGCCCTCTTGGAAGGATGGCCACTGCCCACAAGAGAGGAGCAAGTGCCCTCTGGGCTGATCTTTTCAAGGAGAGGTGCTCTGTCCCTCCCCCAGGCAAGCTGTCCCTGAGTTGGTGGAGAGAGGGCCGTAGTGGGGCTGCCCCGGCCTCCTGACCacacctgcacccagccctcccaGCCACCTGGCCCTCCTGGCTTTGCCTCCTTTGGGCTGCTTTGCCTCTCCTGCCCGTGGACTCCAGGAAGGCCTGGccagggcagctgcctggagggcTCTGCTGGCTCCTTGCTCCCTGGCCctcaggccctgcccctgcccccactgCCCTCCTTCCTGGTTGCGCTCCCTCTGCagctgggcaggcagggcaggggtgCTGGCCTGCGGCCTGGCCCTGCCTCCCGCTTTGCTCTCACCTGCCTCCTAACGTGGGCGCCCCTGGTACtaactccctttctctctttccttgtaGCTAGAGCACATTCAGAAACACATTTGGTATATGTAAGTAGCTTCTCTGACCACTAACGCCCGCTTTGCCTGTTGCTGTGGCCTGGAGGGCCTGCAGGAGGGGGGAGGGCCCTGGCCAGCGTGGGCTGCCCCGCCTTGCCGTCAGCTGTCCTGGGCTGGTGTGGCAGGACGCAGGAGGCCTGCAGGGGTTGGGCATAGGGACAGCAACAGGACTCAGGGGCCCAGGCGAGGGTGGGCCACCCACCCTGCCGGCCACCTCGGGTGGGTGGAGTCGCCTCCGGCTGGACCACTCCAGCGAGTGAGCCCTGGTGCCCTGTCGTCCACAGAGGAGGCAAGAATGAGCCGGAGCCAGAGCAGCCCATCCCCCGCAAGGTGCAGATCCGCTCGCTGCCCAGCCTGGAGGACATCGACCCCGACGTGCTGGACAGCATGCACTCGCTGGGCTGCTTCCGAGACCGCAACAAGCTGCTGCAGGACCTGCTGTCTGAGGAGTATGTcctgggtgggcaggaggggccGGCATGTCACTGGGCTCTACACTGCTGCCCTGGCAGCTTGGGGGCAGGCGGCCAGAGGCAAGGTCCTCATGGTCCACAGGCAGGCACACGTGCCCAGGTGTGCCGACCCTCCTGGCGCCTCTCGCCCCACGCAGGGAGAACCAGGAAAAGatgatttatttccttctcctgGACCGGAAAGAAAGGTACCCCAGCCATGAGGACGAGGACCTGCCCCCCAGGAATGAGATAGGTACGAGCCTCCATCTGCGCTCGGGTCCTGGGGCCTGCTGGCGGCCAGGCCTGACCCCTGTCTGCACACAGACCCTCCCCGGAAGCGTGTGGACTCCCCAATGCTGAATCGGCACGGCAAGCGGCGGCCAGAGCGCAAGTCCATGGAGGTGCTCAGCGTGACGGACGGCGGCTCCCCGGTGCCGGCACGTCGAGCCATCGAGATGGCCCAGCACGGCCAGAGGTGTGTGCCGGCCCCAGCGCCCACTCCAGGGCTGCACCCTCCTAGGCTGCCCTAGACCTGGCCTGCTCTCTTCCCACTGGCCCTGAGGTCTGGGCCAAGGCCGCTGGCTGAGCTGAACGGCACGGAGCTGGGGTTGCTAGCAGGACGCGCAGGCTGAGCAGCGCTGGGATgaactgggctgagctgggctgagatGACTGGACTGTGCTGGGCTGAGCGGGACTCAGCGCGGCTGGGATGGGCTGAGGTGGACTGGACTGTgctgggccaggctgggctgggctgagctggaCTCAGCTTGGGTGGGGTAAActgagctgagctgggctgagctgggctgagctgggctgagctggaccgggctggactgggctgggctgagctggaccgggctggactgggctgggctgagctggcCTGAGCTGGACCGGGCTGgactgagctgagctgagctggactgggctggactgagctgagtgggctgggctgggctcagctGAGCAGACTGGACTGGACTAAGCTGGACTGGGCTTGGCTGGACTGAGCTGGACTGAGCTGAGCTGGGCTAGGGTGGGCTCAGCTGgactgggctgagctgggctggactGGGCTGATCTGATCTGGGCTGGGCTGAACTGAGCTGAGCTGCATTGGGCTGAActggactgagctgggctgagcaggGCTGGACAAGGCTGGTCTGGTCTGGGCCGTCATGTGATTAAGCCATGTTCAAAGCTGCCAGCCCAGCAGGCTTGGCCCTCCTTGGTGTTTGGCCCTCTGTGGGTGGCCAGTGGCCAGGGATGTGAAATATGGAGGAGTGCTGAGTGAGTGTGGTGTCCCCTAGGACCCCTGGAGGGAGAAAGGGTGCCTGGGACCTGCAGGGCTGTGGGGCGGGGCTGCGAGAGGGCTGGGCGGGGCCTCCAGCAAAGGCCCAGCCTTCCCTCCCCAGGTGGGAGGCCTGTTGTCCAGGACAGACGTTGGCCTGGAGGTCCCAGCAGCCCTGGCTGTCATTGGCCAGCCTTGTGGTCTGGGCCCCAGCACCCTACTGCCCCCTCTCTCTAGGGGGCCTTGGGGTGCCAAGGACCTCGCCAGAGGAACTTGCCATCAACTGGGGACTCACAAGGCGGCTGGGCGGCCATCAAGATAAATTTCCCGGGCCCCACTGGTGGCCCCATGCCCTCCTGCGGGGTCAGGACTGGCTGGGCCATCAGCCCAGGCTCCAGCCCTCAGGGgcttcttccagttctccagctgcCAGGCTGGGGCGGCCAGGGCCCCCGACCACGCTTCTACCCTGGTCTTCTCTGGTGTCCCGCTTGCCGTGGGCATGCCTCTCCTTGGCAGGACCCTCCAGCAGCCCAAGTGCATGCCTTCTGCTCTTGAAGCCATCCCCTCCCCTGGCCCTTCCAGGGCAGGCTAAGGGCCATCGTGAGCCCTTCCCACCCCGCATGGCCTGAATTCCTGCCCCGACTTCCAGGCCTGGCTGCCACGGGATGGGGCTGCCCTGGGTCTCTGGAAGGCCCTTTGTCCTGGCACATCCAGCCTGCTTTCGCTTTCAGCTTGGCCACTTGGCACTGGGCCACAGGGGCCACTGGCCGGGACTGGAggggtcctggggctggggtgggggccgGGCATCCGCCAAGCCTGGCCACCCTGCCCAGCAGGTTGCTCAGGCAGGGCTTGCTGTGGCTCTGGCCCTGTCCTCTCTCGCCGTCTCTTGCGCTGGCCTGGGGCTGCTAGGTCACGCCCCGCCTCAGCTGTGTGGCGGTCTCTCCTGTGTGGCCCGGGCGGCAGCCGGGCCTGGCAGCGACCTGCGTGCGTGTGGCCGTGGCAGTAACTCTGTTTTCTCGCTTTGTTCCTGCTGTAGTAAAGCAATGTTCAGTAAAAGCCTGGATATCGCTGAAGCCCATCCCCAATTCAGCAAAGAAGACAGGTACACACCCTGCCCGTCCGTCCGCCCTCCCAGCCCCAGACACACAGCCCCTGCCTGGCCCGGCGGGCAGAGGCGGGCCTGGCGGCGGGGCTGGGCCGCAGACGCTTCCTGCCCCTGCTCTCTGGGAGTGGAAGGTCCAGGCAGCCAGGGGAGGAGCCCGGCCACCTGAGCTGAGCCGAGCAGGGGTGGGGTTGCTGGGGCAAGGCTGATGGCCAGCCCGCGTGAAGGACCGCACGCAGCGCTTATGCGGGCCCAGGGTGGGGGCACCACTGTGCTCCCCACCCTGGGAGCCCACGTGGCTGCAGCAGGCCTCCCTTCTGCTGGCCCTTGTCCTTGGTCCAGCAGGCCTGGCTGGCCGTGGCTGCTGTGGCCCCGCTGCCCACAGCCACTCCATTCCCCTTGTAGGTGGCAGCAGGCGGCAGCAGCCCCCTGGGTGGTGGCGCTGCCTGCAGGGCTGCCTCCCAGAGCTCTGGCCTCCTCGGGCCTCGTCCCTGAGCCTCCTGTGCCCCGAACCCTCCCTCGCCCGCACTCCACCCGCTGTCCCCGGAACCGCGCTTTTCCGCCCTGGCAGTCGTAGCTCAGTCCCTGGGGGCAGGACAGGAGGGCCTGgcgcagcctccctgcctcccgtACCTTCCTCTCGCTTTCCTTGTGCCGGTGACAAGGTCCTGGCTGGCCTGGGGAGCCGGGCCTGTCTTGCTTGCTCGTGGCTGCTGCCCTAgggcccaccccacccccctgGACGCCTCTCCAGGGCCCGGCTCCCGCACTGCACCTGGGCTCTGCCCTGCTCCCGGCAGAGGGTCTCGCTGCCTCCCTCGCCCTCGCCGGTCCTGTGGGGAGACTTGGAGGTTGCTGCCACAGGGCCCTGCCCACAGGTGCCCGGGGCCAGCTGGGAGCCAGGAGAAGGCCAGGGTGGTTGGGGTACAGGTGCCCTCAGTGGCTCCCTGAGCCCAGGAGCCTGGCCTGGGTGTGGGCCGGGAGGCCCTTTGCAGCTGGACTGGCCAGCAGCGGGCAGACTGGGGCAGTGTGGGATGGCCTTTTACTCTTCTGTCCTCTTCTCTCCTGTGGCTGCCGCCCCACCCCGTCCCCTCCTCTAAGGACGGCAGGTGCGCTGCCCAGGGCTGAGACAGCCTCTGCTGGCCCTCGCTTTTGGTGTGGTGGGGCCAAACCTGGCGCCTCCCTCAGGGCAGCTTCTCCCTGGTGGTGTGGACATACTGTCTCTGCTGCGCCCAAGCCAGGTTTTCAGCTGAGTGGGGCAGTGGTGGGACGAGAGGAGGGCTCTGGGCTGGCCGCAGGCATCTCTCATGGACATGTATGGATGTGGAGGGCTGGGCTGGTGCCCAGCTGGTGGCCACACACCCGTCGCTGTGACACCTCAGCCTTGGGGGGCGTGCGCAGGCGGCAGGCCAGTGGACCCAGCAGGAGGCGTGGCAAGGGTGGGGCTGGATCAGCTCACATCAAGTCCCCACCTTGCCCCTTGTCCCTCCGTCCACCCAGGTGCCTGCAGACCTTGCTGAGGGCCTCTGGGCACCTTACCTGTGCCAGGCCTGGGGCTGCTGGTGGTTCCCATGTGTGGGGAGGAGCCCCAAGGACCCCAGCCGCACCCTGGGTGCTGATGGGTGAGGTCGGCAGGATGACCCTGGGGCACAGTGTGCATCCAGGGACCCTCCTGGGCTTGGCAGGTGTGCACCAGGCCCCAAGGCTTGGGGCTCTGGGCCGGGCCTCCCGGCCACTGGGGGTCCACctggggagagaggagcaggAGCCCCTCCTGGCCAAGTCACCGCTCTGTCCTCTGCAACCCCCAGGTCTCGGTCCATCAGCGGTGCCTCCTCAGGTCTTTCCACAAGTCCACTCAGCAGTCCCCGGGTGAGTGACCGTCCATTCTGGCCTCAGTTGTGGGTCTGCCATCCGTAAGAGCACGGGGCGGGGGCGGGCGCAGGCCGGGACGCAGGCCCTGCCGGGCTGGGCTGGCCCTCGCGGCTGCTGCTCTTGCTAACTGCACGTTCTtctgttttgtgttgtttgttttctcctcgtcactgtttttcttttgtggcaACCCCTCCCTGGCTGCCCGTCCGTCCTGCTTGGGGTCCTGCTCAATGCTCTGCGGCGGGGTTGCATGGGGTGGGTGGGGCATGGGGGTGGCTGCATGGTCCCCTGCCTGCTGGTTCTCTGCTCCCTTGTAGCCCACTAGAAAGTCCATCCTTCCCCCCCCGCCCCCTGAGCTCCCCTCCACGGCCTGCCCCCTGGCCACCTCCCTGGAGCCTGAAGCTTGCCGGAGCACCTCGCGGCCTGGACACGTCCTCCCTCCACAGGCCGCCCCACGGCCCAACCCCAAGACCCAGACCTTGCCGTGCAAGGCCAAGCTGACTGACAAGCCACTACAGGGCACCAAGTCCAACCCGCTCCCTGCCTGCACCCAGGCCCGGCCTCCCATCGCCAGCCTCAGCCCCCCGCTGGCCTTGCCCCCCGGGCCCCCGGCCCTGGCAGCCCCTGTCCGGCTCCCTCCCCCTGGGACTGAACCGAACACCAAATCTGTCCCCACCATACAGGTGACCCCTCACCCCTCGCCGAGGGGCAGTCCCCTCCCTACCCCCAAGGGGACGCCCGTCCACACGCCAAAGGAGAGCCCGGCCGGCACACCCAACCCCACGCCGCCGTCCAGCCCCAGCGTTGGAGGGGTGCCCTGGCGGACGCGGCTCAACTCCATCAAGAATAGCTTCCTGGGCTCACCCCGCTTCCACCGCCGGAAACTGCAAGGTCAGGACCAGCATGGGCCGGGGCAGGGGATTGGGGCAGGGCACAGGCTGCAGGCGTTGCCTGCCCACAGATGGCAGGGCCCGCGGGCTGCTCTGCAGTGCCAGCGCCCTCCCAAGGCTGCCCTGCGCCCCATCCGTCCCCCATCACCCTCTTGGGGGCTTGTTCTACCAGAAGCCAGGCAGCAGCCACGTTCCTCAAGGCTCACACTGGCCTGGCCAGCACCTCTGTTGGCATAGCCAGTCTGTCCTCTCCGGCTGCCTGAGCCCAGGGAGGAGGGCCGGCCGCCATGTATGTGGATGGTTGGCAGGACGCAGGCCCTGGACTATGCTGGGTGGCTGCCGTGGTGCTGGGTGCCAAGGGCCCGTTTCTCTGCCCAGCTGGGTCTGGGCTGGCTGGAGGCTGAAGGAGATACAGCTTAACTTCAGCACCAGAGGCTGGACAGCTCCCTGCAGTCGGAGGGCTGGCTGGGCAGGGACTTGGACTTGGGGGAGCCGGGGCGGGGGCTGAGCATCACCTCcctctcctccattcttcccttgtgTGCAGTTCCGACGCCTGAGGAGATGTCCAACCTGACCCCGGAGTCCTCCCCAGAGTAAGTGGCTTCTGGAGGCCTCCTGGCCTTGGACACCAGGCCAGCTGGGGAGGGACTCTAGGAGGCCTTCCTGCTCCCCATGATCCCATTGCAGGCAGGGCCTGACTTGGCTGCTGCGTCTCAGCCTGGGACCCCCCTGGGGCGAAGGTGCGCGGGGGCACCGTGCTTCCCAGGGCCTGTGGGATTGTAGGGACAGTTGGGTCTCAAGAAGTCAGGCTGTGCTGAGGATGGACAGCTGCAGGGCACAGGACCCAGCCCAGCAGGAACACGGGTGACGCAGCAGACACATAGAGCATGGGCGGCTGTGGCAGAGGCTCAGTGAAGGGGGAGTGGGCACGGTGAGGACTGGCCCTGACTGCTCTTGAACCCTGAGCTTGAGGAATGGAAACCGGGGCAGGCAGAGCTATGACCACCCTGCAGATACCAGCTGCCCACATGGCACGTCCCACAGTGATGGGCCTCTGGGGGTGAGATGCCTGCCAGTGTCCAGGCCCTCTCTCTGTCCTTCACAGTGGCCTCTACTGGCCAGCTCCCTGGCCACTGCTGATGTGCGAAGTGTGGTGTGAACCTCTGCGGTGCAGCTGCAGGGAGCAGCCAGGTGGGAGCGGGGGCCCCTGCCTGCAGCCGTGGGCCGGCCGTTGTCAGCACGGGCAAGACGCCCGTCACTGGTGCGTGGCCCTGGGGGCCAGCCAGCCTGCGCTGAGCCTGTGGAGCCGCGGACTTTCTGTCAGGCCGAGGTGGCCTTCCCCAGGTGTCCAGGCAGAGGCACAGTGGCCAGCTGGGCCCCTCGGAGCCCTACTTAGTTCTGGTGCGGCCCATGTGCTGCAGGTGGGGCTGCTGCTAGCTTTCGGCCTCCAACTTGCAAGTCTCCCATTTTTtggaaaagttggaagaacagcCCCCACTGCCTGACTCCAGTGCGACAACCCCGCCTCTCTCCATGGCGGGGCCCCTTGGAGCCTGTCCCCTCCCGGGGCCTGCTCAGATGTAGCAGCCCCAAGGTTCCGGACACCGTCACCTCCACACTGAGGACTTACCCCAGCTACTGTCAGCCCAGGTCGGTTGGGGCTTCCAGAGAGACAAGAGGAGGACAGGTGCCCTTGATTGTTCTCAATGTAGGGCAGGTGGGCTGGATGCTCAGATGGGCTTCCATGTGAAGACTGGAGAATTCCTTCCTTGGGGGAAGCTGATCAGGCGAGGCCTGCTTCCTTAGGGGGTCATCTGCTCCAGTCGGTCCCTGACCTAAGTGCTCCTCTCATCCCCAAATCCCTTCCTGTCCAAACCCTGGCTGGACCCCTGTGTGACTCCAGAgctcctcctctgctctgccaGTGCCCCGAGAGCTCCCCGTCTTTGGACGCTGACGTGGGTACTGGGCACAGTCAGCTGGGAACCTACGCTAGGAGCTTCAAACAGGATGACCTGGGGCCTCGGGCAGCAGGAGCGCAGATGGGCTGGTGGGAACCGCTGTGCTCAGGGATTGCCGCAGCGGGCAGGGGAAGGCCATGCTGAGCCTCGGGCCAGCCCAGGGCGGCGCTGCCCAGGCAGGCCCCCGGCCCATGCTGCTCCCACCGTCTGCCCTGGGCCCAGATGCTGGTGGTGGCGTTGGGGACGCCTCTCTCCTGCCACCCACCTGGCATGGCCACCCAGCCCTGTGGGCACCTTGGACACGTGTCCACACTGCAGCTTCCAGGCAGTGCTGGCTGGGGACGGCTGCAGACAGAGCCCTAGAGCTCGGCCTCTCCTGGTGTCCAGGCAAGAGCTCTGCGTGTGGCTCCACCGAGCGACGTGTGGTGTCCGAGGGTGACTGGGGAGGCTCCCTCCAGGCTCTGTGCTGGTGGACGGGCTGGGTCCCCACGGGTTGTCTAAGGGAGAGGGCCAGCAAGGGGCAAGAGGCTGTGCCATCTGCCCTCGCTCAGAGGTGACCCGCACGTTGCCATCTCCCCCGGTTCCCCCTCCAGGGGGCAGGGCCCGTGAGCACAACTGAGGCTGGGGGCTGCCCGACACTCGGCATCCAGTCTGCCAGGGAAGGGGCTCCACTGCAGAGGGCGTCTGTGACTTAGGAAGGGGTGCAGAGTAGGCAGATGGCCTCCTGCAGTGAGGACAAGGAGCAGGACGTAGGGGGCCATGTGTGCCCGGGCCTGCCTGGCCCAGCGGCTGAGGCCTGCTGGGCAGCAGTCACCGGGTGCTGCGCAAAGCTGGCAAGGTGCGTCCATAGGCAGGTGTAGAAGATCACGCTGGCCCTGGGTGGGTCCAGGAGCCAGGGTCTGCGTGGCCGTGAGGAGCTGCAGCAGGCCCCTGCTGACCAGCCTTAGGTGTCTGAGGGGTCTCTGTTCATAGGtgggcctggcctcccaggtGGAGCCATCACTACCATCCCAGGACGCCCACGTGGCCCCGCTGTCCGCGCAGCGTCTCTCCCAGGCACAGCTGCGCACCAGGCTGGGCAGAGCAGGCCGCTCCAAACCTAGGGACCTAAgcagaggggcagggctgggggctccCACGGCTCCCGTCCCTGCCTGGCTGGGTTCCAGCAAGCACAGCTGAGGCCTAGCAGGGCCTCTGAAGCAGGTCCAGGGGGCGGAGGT of the Sciurus carolinensis chromosome 11, mSciCar1.2, whole genome shotgun sequence genome contains:
- the Brsk2 gene encoding serine/threonine-protein kinase BRSK2 isoform X5, which translates into the protein MTSTGKDGGGAQHAQYVGPYRLEKTLGKGQTGLVKLGIHCVTCQKVAIKIVNREKLSESVLMKVEREIAILKLIEHPHVLKLHDVYENKKYLYLVLEHVSGGELFDYLVKKGRLTPKEARKFFRQIISALDFCHSHSICHRDLKPENLLLDEKNNIRIADFGMASLQVGDSLLETSCGSPHYACPEVIRGEKYDGRKADVWSCGVILFALLVGALPFDDDNLRQLLEKVKRGVFHMPHFIPPDCQSLLRGMIEVDAARRLTLEHIQKHIWYIGGKNEPEPEQPIPRKVQIRSLPSLEDIDPDVLDSMHSLGCFRDRNKLLQDLLSEEENQEKMIYFLLLDRKERYPSHEDEDLPPRNEIDPPRKRVDSPMLNRHGKRRPERKSMEVLSVTDGGSPVPARRAIEMAQHGQSKAMFSKSLDIAEAHPQFSKEDRSRSISGASSGLSTSPLSSPRVTPHPSPRGSPLPTPKGTPVHTPKESPAGTPNPTPPSSPSVGGVPWRTRLNSIKNSFLGSPRFHRRKLQVPTPEEMSNLTPESSPELAKKSWFGNFINLEKEEQIFLVIKDKPLSSIKADIVHAFLSIPSLSHSVISQTSFRAEYKATGGPAVFQKPVKFQVDITYTEGGEAQKENGIYSVTFTLLSGPSRRFKRVVETIQAQLLSTHDQPSAQHLSDEKNGQAAQAPSTPAKRSAHGPLGDSEAAGPGGDAEHPMGKDTAGMGPPAARREQP
- the Brsk2 gene encoding serine/threonine-protein kinase BRSK2 isoform X6; this translates as MTSTGKDGGGAQHAQYVGPYRLEKTLGKGQTGLVKLGIHCVTCQKVAIKIVNREKLSESVLMKVEREIAILKLIEHPHVLKLHDVYENKKYLYLVLEHVSGGELFDYLVKKGRLTPKEARKFFRQIISALDFCHSHSICHRDLKPENLLLDEKNNIRIADFGMASLQVGDSLLETSCGSPHYACPEVIRGEKYDGRKADVWSCGVILFALLVGALPFDDDNLRQLLEKVKRGVFHMPHFIPPDCQSLLRGMIEVDAARRLTLEHIQKHIWYIGGKNEPEPEQPIPRKVQIRSLPSLEDIDPDVLDSMHSLGCFRDRNKLLQDLLSEEENQEKMIYFLLLDRKERYPSHEDEDLPPRNEIDPPRKRVDSPMLNRHGKRRPERKSMEVLSVTDGGSPVPARRAIEMAQHGQRSRSISGASSGLSTSPLSSPRVTPHPSPRGSPLPTPKGTPVHTPKESPAGTPNPTPPSSPSVGGVPWRTRLNSIKNSFLGSPRFHRRKLQVPTPEEMSNLTPESSPELAKKSWFGNFINLEKEEQIFLVIKDKPLSSIKADIVHAFLSIPSLSHSVISQTSFRAEYKATGGPAVFQKPVKFQVDITYTEGGEAQKENGIYSVTFTLLSGPSRRFKRVVETIQAQLLSTHDQPSAQHLSDTTNCMEMMTGQLSKCDEKNGQAAQAPSTPAKRSAHGPLGDSEAAGPGGDAEHPMGKDTAGMGPPAARREQP